One part of the Arabidopsis thaliana chromosome 4, partial sequence genome encodes these proteins:
- a CDS encoding ENTH/ANTH/VHS superfamily protein (ENTH/ANTH/VHS superfamily protein; FUNCTIONS IN: phospholipid binding, clathrin binding, binding, phosphatidylinositol binding; INVOLVED IN: clathrin coat assembly; LOCATED IN: clathrin coat; EXPRESSED IN: 14 plant structures; EXPRESSED DURING: 10 growth stages; CONTAINS InterPro DOMAIN/s: Epsin-like, N-terminal (InterPro:IPR013809), ANTH (InterPro:IPR011417), ENTH/VHS (InterPro:IPR008942), Clathrin adaptor, phosphoinositide-binding, GAT-like (InterPro:IPR014712); BEST Arabidopsis thaliana protein match is: ENTH/ANTH/VHS superfamily protein (TAIR:AT5G57200.1); Has 8063 Blast hits to 4237 proteins in 339 species: Archae - 25; Bacteria - 270; Metazoa - 3478; Fungi - 641; Plants - 597; Viruses - 312; Other Eukaryotes - 2740 (source: NCBI BLink).), with translation MATFNSFRKAVGAIKDSTTVSIAKVNSEFKDLDVAIVKATNHVESAPKERHIRRIFSATSVVQPRADVAYCIHALAKRLSKTRNWVVAIKVLIVIHRTLREGDPTFREELLNYSHRGHILRISNFKDDTSPLAWDCSAWIRTYALFLEERLECYRVLKYDIEAERLPKGSGASSKNVDFNASQTYRTRMLSDEELLEQLPALQQLLYRLIGCQPEGSAYSNYLIQYALALVLKESFKIYCAINDGIINLVDMFFEMSRHDAVKALNIYKRAGQQAENLADFYEYCKGLELARNFQFPTLRQPPPSFLATMEDYIKEAPQSGSVQKKLEYQEKEEEEQEEEEAEHSVQPEEPAEADNQKENSEGDQPLIEEEEEDQEKIEEEDAKPSFLIDTDDLLGLNEINPKAAEIEDRNALALAIYPPGHEAPGPSNILSLIETGGSGWELALVTPQNNNNNNNPRPAPNTKLAGGFDNLLLDSLYEDDSARRQIQLTNAGYGHGGIDTTAAPPNPFQMQQDPFAMSNNIAPPTNVQMAMQQQQQQQMTMMHQSPYNYTHPHDYHQNHHHHQFSAGPSPSNPFGDAFLALPPPPGSAGPQQNNHHHMLL, from the exons ATGGCAACGTTTAACAGCTTCCGTAAAGCTGTCGGAGCAATCAAAGATTCCACTACCGTAAGTATCGCCAAGGTCAACAGCGAATTCAAG GATTTGGATGTTGCGATCGTAAAGGCCACAAATCACGTAGAATCTGCTCCCAAAGAACGTCACATTCGTA GAATATTCTCGGCGACATCGGTAGTGCAACCACGAGCAGATGTTGCTTACTGCATTCACGCATTAGCCAAAAGATTGTCAAAAACTCGCAATTGGGTT GTTGCGATCAAGGTGTTAATAGTCATTCATAGAACACTAAGAGAAGGTGATCCAACATTTAGAGAAGAGCTTCTCAATTACTCACATAGAGGACATATACTTCGAATATCAAACTTCAAAGACGATACAAGTCCTCTTG CTTGGGATTGCTCTGCGTGGATTAGGACATACGCGCTTTTCCTCGAGGAGCGGCTTGAATGCTATCGGGTTTTGAAGTATGACATAGAAGCAGAACGTTTACCAAAAGGTTCAGGTGCATCTTCAAAG AACGTAGATTTCAATGCTTCTCAAACGTATAGAACAAGGATGCTCTCCGATGAAGAATTGCTAGAGCAGTTACCTGCTTTGCAACAGCTGCTTTATAGGCTTATTGGTTGTCAG CCTGAAGGATCAGCATATAGCAACTACCTAATCCAGTATGCTCTTGCATTGGTGCTTAAAGAAAGCTTCAAAATCTACTGTGCCATTAATGATGGAATCATTAATCTTGTAGACAtg TTCTTTGAGATGTCAAGACATGATGCAGTTAAAgctctaaatatatataaacgaGCTGGCCAACAG GCTGAAAATTTGGCTGACTTTTATGAATACTGCAAAGGTCTAGAGCTAGCGAGAAACTTTCAGTTCCCAACCTTAAGACAG CCTCCTCCTTCTTTCCTAGCAACAATGGAAGACTACATTAAAGAAGCGCCTCAAAGTGGTTCTGTACAGAAAAAGCTG GAGTATCaggaaaaagaggaagaagaacaagaagaagaagaagcagaacacTCTGTCCAGCCTGAAGAACCTGCAGAAGCCGATAATCAAAAGGAAAACAGCGAAGGAGACCAGCCGCTTatcgaagaagaggaagaagaccaagaaaaaatagaagaggaagatgctAAACCTTCTTTCCTGATAGACACTGATGATCTGCTG GGACTAAATGAGATCAACCCTAAAGCCGCAGAGATAGAGGACCGAAATGCATTGGCTCTTGCAATATATCCACCAG GTCATGAAGCTCCAGGACCATCAAACATTTTAAGTTTAATAGAAACCGGTGGATCCGGCTGGGAATTGGCACTGGTCACTCctcagaacaacaacaacaacaataatccTCGCCCTGCGCCTAACACCAAACTT GCAGGAGGATTTGACAATCTATTGCTTGACAGTCTGTACGAGGATGATTCAGCTAGGAGACAGATCCAGCTAACCAATGCGGGCTATGGACATGGTGGCATAGACACAACAGCAGCACCGCCAAACCCATTCCAAATGCAACAAGATCCTTTTGCAATGTCCAACAACATTGCTCCTCCCACTAATGTTCAAATGGcaatgcaacaacaacagcaacaacagatGACGATGATGCATCAGAGTCCCTACAATTACACTCATCCTCATGattatcatcaaaatcatcatcatcatcagttcTCAGCCGGTCCTTCTCCTTCTAATCCTTTTGGAGACGCTTTCCTTGCCCTCCCACCTCCGCCAGGATCAGCTGGTCCGCAACAAAACAACCATCATCATATGCTCCTCTAG
- a CDS encoding hypothetical protein (DUF295) (Protein of unknown function (DUF295); CONTAINS InterPro DOMAIN/s: Protein of unknown function DUF295 (InterPro:IPR005174); BEST Arabidopsis thaliana protein match is: Protein of unknown function (DUF295) (TAIR:AT4G25920.1); Has 236 Blast hits to 226 proteins in 5 species: Archae - 0; Bacteria - 0; Metazoa - 0; Fungi - 0; Plants - 236; Viruses - 0; Other Eukaryotes - 0 (source: NCBI BLink).) → MSQLINRLLKPSVCKNVIRSHSKQVRMFSSKPTYPYLLIDHLLKTTEHCSNDQVYYDDKYYEKNLVIKDQGLAEEVREVMTVGFSHKDDWRVHLEKSEDSSTSLMMVSNTSFVPVKHQLPPLSSNCRIQNVAISNSVDIKKEDLVVAVKFFGSDVSLCKPFSDSSSEWININTSGSVHPFSSLTYSKKNKKFLSVSPSGTYLWYLDLHFDEDDVEPYSSYLYFREDPLLRLYKMDLEDYIWRFRTDHLAELPSGEHFLVKWFFKDVMMNVGKITQKTDGFKVFRVDTICGHLTNTQDIGDLCIFLGHGEAYCVPASSSPGLRPNSIYYVGCNFGVHDIATDTTTNFYTHSNVPLRSTEFPYWPLPLS, encoded by the exons ATGTCTCAGCTCATAAACCGACTTTTGAAGCCATCTGTCTGCAAAAATGTCATC AGATCTCACAGCAAGCAGGTTCGGATGTTCTCCTCTAAGCCGACATACCCGTACTTGTTGATTGACCACCTCCTTAAGACGACGGAACACTGTTCCAATGATCAAGTATACTACGATGATAAATATTACGAAAAGAATCTCGTGATTAAGGACCAGGGACTCGCAGAGGAGGTCCGAGAGGTGATGACCGTTGGATTTTCACATAAAGATGATTGGAGAGTTCACTTGGAGAAATCTGAGGATAGTTCCACAAGTCTCATGATGGTGAGTAACACATCGTTTGTCCCAGTGAAACATCAGCTCCCTCCTCTGTCTAGTAATTGTCGAATCCAGAATGTGGCAATATCAAACTCTGTTGACATAAAGAAGGAAGACTTGGTTGTGGCTGTCAAGTTCTTTGGATCTGATGTGAGTCTGTGCAAGCCCTTCAGCGACTCTAGCTCTGAATGGATCAACATCAATACCTCTGGCTCTGTACACCCTTTCTCGAGTCTAACGTATtcgaagaagaataaaaaatttctcaGTGTTAGTCCTTCTGGGACGTATCTTTGGTACTTGGATCTTCACTTCGATGAGGATGATGTCGAGCCCTACtcatcatatttatattttagggAGGACCCTCTCCTGAGGTTGTATAAGATGGATTTGGAAGATTACATCTGGCGTTTCAGAACAGACCACCTGGCGGAGTTACCCTCCGGTGAACATTTCCTCGTCAAGTG GTTCTTTAAGGACGTGATGATGAACGTGGGGAAAATCACCCAGAAAACGGATGGGTTTAAGGTGTTTAGAGTGGATACAATTTGCGGTCACTTGACTAACACGCAAGACATTGGAGatctttgtatctttcttGGACATGGTGAAGCATACTGTGTCCCGGCAAGCTCGTCTCCTGGACTCAGACCTAACTCCATCTATTATGTGGGCTGTAACTTTGGTGTTCACGATATTGCAACCGACACTACCACTAACTTCTACACACACAGTAATGTTCCTTTAAGGTCCACTGAGTTCCCTTACTGgcctcttcctctctcttaG
- the VATG3 gene encoding vacuolar ATP synthase G3 (vacuolar ATP synthase G3 (VATG3); FUNCTIONS IN: hydrolase activity, acting on acid anhydrides, catalyzing transmembrane movement of substances; INVOLVED IN: proton transport; LOCATED IN: vacuole; EXPRESSED IN: 6 plant structures; EXPRESSED DURING: L mature pollen stage, M germinated pollen stage, 4 anthesis, petal differentiation and expansion stage; CONTAINS InterPro DOMAIN/s: Vacuolar (H+)-ATPase G subunit (InterPro:IPR005124); BEST Arabidopsis thaliana protein match is: vacuolar membrane ATPase 10 (TAIR:AT3G01390.2); Has 543 Blast hits to 543 proteins in 176 species: Archae - 0; Bacteria - 0; Metazoa - 270; Fungi - 119; Plants - 123; Viruses - 0; Other Eukaryotes - 31 (source: NCBI BLink).), with the protein MDSLRGQGGIQMLLTAEQEAGRIVSAARTAKLARMKQAKDEAEKEMEEYRSRLEEEYQTQVSGTDQEADAKRLDDETDVRITNLKESSSKVSKDIVKMLIKYVTTTAA; encoded by the exons ATGGATTCTTTAAGAGGCCAAGGTGGGATTCAGATGCTTTTAACTGCTGAACAAGAAGCCGGACGGATTGTTTCAGCTGCGAGGACCG CAAAACTAGCAAGAATGAAGCAAGCGAAAGATGAGGCTGAGAAGGAGATGGAAGAATACAGATCCCGATTAGAAGAAGAGTATCAAACTCAAGTTTCTGGG ACGGATCAAGAAGCAGATGCAAAACGTTTAGATGATGAGACAGATGTCAGGATTACGAACCTTAAGGAATCTAGTTCAAAGGTCTCCAAGGATATTGTCAAGATGCTCATCAAGTATGTCACCACTACTGCAGCATGA
- a CDS encoding hypothetical protein (DUF295) (Protein of unknown function (DUF295); CONTAINS InterPro DOMAIN/s: Protein of unknown function DUF295 (InterPro:IPR005174); BEST Arabidopsis thaliana protein match is: Protein of unknown function (DUF295) (TAIR:AT4G14260.1); Has 254 Blast hits to 242 proteins in 9 species: Archae - 0; Bacteria - 0; Metazoa - 0; Fungi - 0; Plants - 254; Viruses - 0; Other Eukaryotes - 0 (source: NCBI BLink).), protein MSKLIINRIFKPSVCKNFLRHANVRLFSSATHTSTKVNQPFSSKPAFPFLLIDYILNNPNSSSDGRVTTNVYGNEKEVLIKDKDLKEEVCDAMTVGFSRDGLRVELCGNHGDVCSPTIFYKPTDPEIEDLTVDLPPLPTGSQIQSLVMSSLPKRDKNWVVVVKLLGSQLSMCRPFGSRKWINIQTKPQNINPSSSIMFSKKEKKFYVPTPGGNILCYLDPHSEDDDLIDFVELEFDDLPKSVFQELADVSTCSRTDHLVESPTGQLFLVKWYGEDLEDIDNTTLYNVTKKFMVFKEGEKPSCVYTKKMIYTEDIGDLCIFVGHSEAFCVPASSSPGLKPNCIYFVGYNFGVYDLTTKTCTMFLTKDDNPLRKLEFPYWPPPASFPVLAPN, encoded by the exons AGACACGCAAACGTTCGTCTGTTCTCATCTGCAACTCACACGAGTACTAAAGTGAATCAGCCCTTCTCGTCTAAACCAGCCTTCCCGTTTCTGTTGATTGACTACATCCTAAACAACCCAAACTCTTCCTCCGATGGTCGCGTAACAACAAACGTTTACGGTAATGAAAAGGAAGTCTTGATTAAGGACAAGGATCTTAAGGAGGAGGTCTGTGATGCGATGACTGTCGGGTTTTCTCGTGATGGGTTGCGAGTCGAGCTTTGTGGCAACCACGGCGATGTATGTTCTCCCACCATCTTTTACAAGCCTACTGACCCCGAAATAGAAGACTTGACCGTTGATCTACCTCCTCTACCGACGGGTTCACAAATCCAAAGCCTGGTCATGTCCTCTTTACCTAAACGAGACAAAAATTGGGTAGTTGTTGTCAAGTTATTGGGATCTCAGTTGAGTATGTGCAGGCCTTTTGGCAGCCGTAAATGGATCAACATCCAAACCAAGCCTCAGAATATAAACCCTTCATCGAGCATCATGTTttccaagaaagagaaaaagttcTACGTTCCAACTCCCGGAGGCAACATCTTGTGCTATTTGGATCCTCACTCAGAGGACGACGACCTAATTGATTTCGTGGAATTGGAGTTTGACGATCTTCCAAAATCGGTGTTTCAAGAGTTGGCCGACGTGAGTACATGTTCTAGGACAGACCACCTTGTGGAGTCACCCACCGGCCAACTTTTCCTAGTCAAGTG GTATGGAGAGGATTTAGAGGACATTGACAACACCACACTGTATAATGTAACAAAAAAGTTCATGGTGTTTAAAGAGGGAGAGAAACCGAGTTGTGTCTACACTAAGAAGATGATCTATACAGAAGACATTGGAGATCTTTGCATTTTTGTTGGACATAGTGAGGCTTTCTGCGTCCCGGCTAGCTCGTCCCCTGGCCTCAAGCCTAACTGCATCTATTTTGTGGGCTATAACTTTGGTGTTTATGATCTCACCACCAAAACTTGCACTATGTTCCTCACAAAAGATGATAATCCATTAAGGAAATTGGAATTCCCTTACTGGCCTCCTCCGGCTTCCTTTCCAGTACTAGCTCCTAATTAA
- the VATG3 gene encoding vacuolar ATP synthase G3 — protein sequence MDSLRGQGGIQMLLTAEQEAGRIVSAARTAKLARMKQAKDEAEKEMEEYRSRLEEEYQTQVSGVSNTETKPASEIS from the exons ATGGATTCTTTAAGAGGCCAAGGTGGGATTCAGATGCTTTTAACTGCTGAACAAGAAGCCGGACGGATTGTTTCAGCTGCGAGGACCG CAAAACTAGCAAGAATGAAGCAAGCGAAAGATGAGGCTGAGAAGGAGATGGAAGAATACAGATCCCGATTAGAAGAAGAGTATCAAACTCAAGTTTCTGGGGTAAGCAACACCGAAACAAAACCGGCTAGTGAGATATCTTGA